One segment of Ziziphus jujuba cultivar Dongzao chromosome 12, ASM3175591v1 DNA contains the following:
- the LOC107428272 gene encoding ranBP2-type zinc finger protein At1g67325 isoform X2 yields the protein MSQVDNRNSSAAKRARTDGSRREDDWTCPSCGNVNFSFRTTCNMRNCTQPRPADHNSKSAPKPVQPLQGYASSAPYVGSGAPSSMYLGVPPYGSSIFNGSSIPPYDVPFSGGSAYHYNYGSRLSTGSPYRPLHLSGPAPYSGGSMMGNGGMYGMPPMMDRYGLGLPMAPPTMGPRPSFFPDDKSQKKTADATRDNDWTCPKCGNINFSFRTVCNMRKCNTPKPGSQASKSDKNSKQKMPEGSWKCEKCNNINYPFRTKCNRQNCGADKPSEPKKSPSPTPEENDQ from the exons ATGTCTCAG gttGATAACAGAAATTCTTCAGCTGCCAAGCGTGCTAGAACGGACG GTAGTCGAAGGGAAGATGACTGGACCTGCCCTAGCTGTGGGAATGTCAATTTTTCATTTAGGACAACATGCAATATGCGTAATTGCACTCAGCCAAGGCCGGCTGATCATAACTCG AAATCTGCTCCCAAGCCTGTCCAACCCCTGCAAGGTTATGCATCATCTGCTCCTTACGTAGGCTCTGGTGCTCCCTCTTCAATGTACCTGGGTGTGCCACCTTATGGTTCTTCTATCTTCAATGGATCTTCTATCCCTCCCTATGATGTTCCATTTTCTGGGGGATCGGCATATCATTACAACTATGGAAGTCGGCTATCTACAGGCAGCCCCTATAGACCTTTGCATTTGTCTGGACCAGCACCTTATTCGGGTGGATCAATGATGGGCAATG GTGGGATGTATGGTATGCCACCCATGATGGACAGATATGGTCTTGGTCTGCCCATGGCCCCTCCTACTATG GGACCAAGGCCTAGTTTCTTTCCAGATGATAAATCTCAAAAAAAGACTGCTG ATGCCACACGTGATAATGACTGGACATGCCCAAAATGTGGAAATATCAACTTCTCATTTAGGACTGTTTGCAACATGAGGAAATGTAACACTCCAAAGCCTGGATCACAG GCATCAAAGTCAGACAAAAATTCTA AACAAAAGATGCCTGAAGGTAGCTGGAAGTGTGAGAAATGCAATAACATAAATTATCCATTCAGAACCAAGTGTAACAGACAGAACTGCGGAGCAGACAAGCCATCTGAGCCAAAGAAGTCCCCTTCGCCTACACCAGAAGAGAACGATCAG TGA
- the LOC107428272 gene encoding ranBP2-type zinc finger protein At1g67325 isoform X1, which translates to MSQVDNRNSSAAKRARTDGSRREDDWTCPSCGNVNFSFRTTCNMRNCTQPRPADHNSKSAPKPVQPLQGYASSAPYVGSGAPSSMYLGVPPYGSSIFNGSSIPPYDVPFSGGSAYHYNYGSRLSTGSPYRPLHLSGPAPYSGGSMMGNGGMYGMPPMMDRYGLGLPMAPPTMGPRPSFFPDDKSQKKTADATRDNDWTCPKCGNINFSFRTVCNMRKCNTPKPGSQASKSDKNSKQKMPEGSWKCEKCNNINYPFRTKCNRQNCGADKPSEPKKSPSPTPEENDQSYS; encoded by the exons ATGTCTCAG gttGATAACAGAAATTCTTCAGCTGCCAAGCGTGCTAGAACGGACG GTAGTCGAAGGGAAGATGACTGGACCTGCCCTAGCTGTGGGAATGTCAATTTTTCATTTAGGACAACATGCAATATGCGTAATTGCACTCAGCCAAGGCCGGCTGATCATAACTCG AAATCTGCTCCCAAGCCTGTCCAACCCCTGCAAGGTTATGCATCATCTGCTCCTTACGTAGGCTCTGGTGCTCCCTCTTCAATGTACCTGGGTGTGCCACCTTATGGTTCTTCTATCTTCAATGGATCTTCTATCCCTCCCTATGATGTTCCATTTTCTGGGGGATCGGCATATCATTACAACTATGGAAGTCGGCTATCTACAGGCAGCCCCTATAGACCTTTGCATTTGTCTGGACCAGCACCTTATTCGGGTGGATCAATGATGGGCAATG GTGGGATGTATGGTATGCCACCCATGATGGACAGATATGGTCTTGGTCTGCCCATGGCCCCTCCTACTATG GGACCAAGGCCTAGTTTCTTTCCAGATGATAAATCTCAAAAAAAGACTGCTG ATGCCACACGTGATAATGACTGGACATGCCCAAAATGTGGAAATATCAACTTCTCATTTAGGACTGTTTGCAACATGAGGAAATGTAACACTCCAAAGCCTGGATCACAG GCATCAAAGTCAGACAAAAATTCTA AACAAAAGATGCCTGAAGGTAGCTGGAAGTGTGAGAAATGCAATAACATAAATTATCCATTCAGAACCAAGTGTAACAGACAGAACTGCGGAGCAGACAAGCCATCTGAGCCAAAGAAGTCCCCTTCGCCTACACCAGAAGAGAACGATCAG agCTATTCCTAA
- the LOC107428315 gene encoding YTH domain-containing protein ECT4 isoform X1, whose translation MRDMSKRAWSGSSHHSQNTSIQSYNFFIYALEPSFSFSLFSFVFLHFITPQKTPHQYKIHTFFLFLIVCPPTKLFRAGFVLSYIQSLSSMATAQQTSDCITPTASPAALNILSLDTKEKHGEPDKVNERRFPNPPTASVSVFHPRDVADQLGQLQIVDHKTVHPTNAYHPQAQLIYPGGKRGTYPLQDDAESLGNGSAVSIDLCSPPSILLIQSYACLFFFGSLHPCAPPMQGINQNPSMLLHGYGFVSQMCDAPYAPSSVQLPSVRGHGDLYSTQQFPTSDLPYCQQPVSPSVPFVASPPLVPQAKVPLNFDQRGKVDHFQQRSVCSPSGSSVRESTQFRNTGGLSLMQQGFEALGFDVWSDLSKPLNGQNSLVQMSSSAASLKPIELQGLPENNLRMFGGYPCYNGGRSYGDVSTYDPGFHHQIWPVHTEARQGGRLRDRLCSCTGKLETFTAQNKGPRASKPKSLKAENGSTVNKSKNAMSADINVKSYNQVDFPTNYQDAKFFVIKSYSEDNVFKSIKYGVWASTPSGNKKLDAAYREAKEQQRDCPIFLLFSVNASAQFCGVAEMVGPVDFDKSVDYWQQDKWTGHFPLKWHMIKDIPNSQFRHIIVKDNDNKPVTNSRDTQEVELEQGIDMLNIFKNYEAHSSILDDFDFYEERHKALQEKKVSQQTNPVFASGIGVNLLQHPTSLSNCSVNKMSQEFC comes from the exons ATGAGGGATATGTCTAAGCGAGCATGGAGCGGTTCATCTCATCACTCCCAAAACACTTCGATCCAATCCTATAATTTCTTTATCTACGCCCTAGAACCCTCCTTTTCCTTCTcgcttttctcttttgttttcctTCATTTTATTACTCCCCAAAAAACCCCACACCAATACAAAATTcacactttctttcttttcctcatTGTTTGCCCGCCAACGAAATTATTCCGAGCAGGTTTTGTATTAAGTTATATTCAGTCTCTCTCATCCATGGCTACAGCCCAACAGACTTCTGATTGTATAACACCAACTG CCTCTCCTGCAGCTTTGAACATCTTGTCACTAGATACAAAAGAGAAACATGGTGAGCCAGACAAGGTGAACGAACGAAGATTTCCCAATCCTCCTACA GCTTCTGTTAGCGTTTTTCATCCAAGAGATGTTGCAGATCAATTGGGACAGTTACAAATTGTAGATCATAAAACTGTCCACCCAACCAATGCATACCACCCTCAGGCACAGTTGATCTACCCTGGAG GAAAACGTGGCACATATCCTCTACAAGATGATGCTGAAAGCTTGGGAAATGGTTCTGCTGTAAGTATAGACCTTTGTTCTCCACCTTCAATTCTACTAATTCAATCTTATGCTTGCTTGTTCTTTTTTGGTTCTTTGCATCCTTGTGCTCCACCAATGCAGGGAATCAATCAAAATCCATCTATGTTACTCCATGGCTATGGGTTCGTCTCTCAAATGTGTGATGCACCATATGCTCCATCCTCAGTTCAGCTGCCATCCGTAAGGGGTCATGGTGACTTATACTCTACACAGCAGTTTCCTACATCAGATCTACCTTACTGCCAACAGCCAGTTTCACCAAGTGTTCCTTTTGTTGCTTCACCACCTCTGGTTCCACAAGCAAAGGTTCCTTTAAACTTTGATCAGCGAGGAAAAGTTGATCACTTTCAGCAAAGATCTGTCTGTTCTCCATCGGGATCTTCTGTTAGAGAAAGCACCCAGTTTAGAAACACTGGTGGCTTAAGTTTAATGCAACAAGGATTTGAAGCATTGGGTTTTGATGTATGGTCAGATTTGTCAAAACCCTTGAATGGGCAGAATTCATTAGTTCAAATGTCTTCTTCAGCAGCTTCTTTAAAACCAATTGAATTGCAGGGCTTGCCTGAGAATAATTTAAGAATG TTTGGAGGTTACCCCTGTTACAATGGAGGTCGTAGCTATGGAGATGTGTCAACTTATGATCCAGGATTTCATCATCAAATATGGCCTGTACACACAGAGGCAAGACAGGGTGGAAGGTTGAGAGATCGTTTATGCAGTTGCACTGGCAAACTAGAGACATTTACTGCTCAAAATAAGGGACCTAGGGCGTCAAAGCCAAAAAGCCTGAAAGCAGAAAATGGTTCCACTGTGAACAAAAGCAAGAATGCTATGTCTGCAGACATTAATGTCAAGTCTTACAACCAAGTagattttccaaccaattaccAGGATGCAAAGTTCTTTGTTATCAAGTCATACAGTGAAGATAACGTTTTTAAGAGCATAAAATATGGTGTTTGGGCAAGCACCCCAAGTGGCAACAAGAAATTAGATGCTGCATATCGTGAAGCAAAAGAGCAACAAAGGGATTGTCCGATATTTCTCTTGTTCTCG GTTAATGCTAGCGCCCAATTCTGTGGAGTGGCTGAGATGGTAGGACCTGTTGACTTTGACAAGAGTGTGGATTATTGGCAGCAAGATAAGTGGACTGGTCATTTCCCTTTGAAGTGGCATATGATAAAAGATATTCCCAACAGTCAATTTCGTCACATTATAGTAAAGGATAATGACAACAAGCCAGTTACCAACAGTAGAGATACTCAAGAG GTGGAACTGGAGCAGGGAATCGATATGTTGAACATTTTCAAGAATTATGAAGCTCATTCATCCATTctagatgattttgatttttatgaaGAGCGGCATAAAGCATTGCAGGAGAAGAAGGTTAGCCAACAAACAAACCCAGTTTTTGCATCAGGAATTGGAGTCAATTTACTACAACATCCCACATCACTTTCTAATTGCTCTGTAAATAAAATGTCCCAAGAGTTTTGTTGA
- the LOC107428315 gene encoding YTH domain-containing protein ECT4 isoform X2, with protein MRDMSKRAWSGSSHHSQNTSIQSYNFFIYALEPSFSFSLFSFVFLHFITPQKTPHQYKIHTFFLFLIVCPPTKLFRAGFVLSYIQSLSSMATAQQTSDCITPTASPAALNILSLDTKEKHGEPDKVNERRFPNPPTASVSVFHPRDVADQLGQLQIVDHKTVHPTNAYHPQAQLIYPGGKRGTYPLQDDAESLGNGSAGINQNPSMLLHGYGFVSQMCDAPYAPSSVQLPSVRGHGDLYSTQQFPTSDLPYCQQPVSPSVPFVASPPLVPQAKVPLNFDQRGKVDHFQQRSVCSPSGSSVRESTQFRNTGGLSLMQQGFEALGFDVWSDLSKPLNGQNSLVQMSSSAASLKPIELQGLPENNLRMFGGYPCYNGGRSYGDVSTYDPGFHHQIWPVHTEARQGGRLRDRLCSCTGKLETFTAQNKGPRASKPKSLKAENGSTVNKSKNAMSADINVKSYNQVDFPTNYQDAKFFVIKSYSEDNVFKSIKYGVWASTPSGNKKLDAAYREAKEQQRDCPIFLLFSVNASAQFCGVAEMVGPVDFDKSVDYWQQDKWTGHFPLKWHMIKDIPNSQFRHIIVKDNDNKPVTNSRDTQEVELEQGIDMLNIFKNYEAHSSILDDFDFYEERHKALQEKKVSQQTNPVFASGIGVNLLQHPTSLSNCSVNKMSQEFC; from the exons ATGAGGGATATGTCTAAGCGAGCATGGAGCGGTTCATCTCATCACTCCCAAAACACTTCGATCCAATCCTATAATTTCTTTATCTACGCCCTAGAACCCTCCTTTTCCTTCTcgcttttctcttttgttttcctTCATTTTATTACTCCCCAAAAAACCCCACACCAATACAAAATTcacactttctttcttttcctcatTGTTTGCCCGCCAACGAAATTATTCCGAGCAGGTTTTGTATTAAGTTATATTCAGTCTCTCTCATCCATGGCTACAGCCCAACAGACTTCTGATTGTATAACACCAACTG CCTCTCCTGCAGCTTTGAACATCTTGTCACTAGATACAAAAGAGAAACATGGTGAGCCAGACAAGGTGAACGAACGAAGATTTCCCAATCCTCCTACA GCTTCTGTTAGCGTTTTTCATCCAAGAGATGTTGCAGATCAATTGGGACAGTTACAAATTGTAGATCATAAAACTGTCCACCCAACCAATGCATACCACCCTCAGGCACAGTTGATCTACCCTGGAG GAAAACGTGGCACATATCCTCTACAAGATGATGCTGAAAGCTTGGGAAATGGTTCTGCT GGAATCAATCAAAATCCATCTATGTTACTCCATGGCTATGGGTTCGTCTCTCAAATGTGTGATGCACCATATGCTCCATCCTCAGTTCAGCTGCCATCCGTAAGGGGTCATGGTGACTTATACTCTACACAGCAGTTTCCTACATCAGATCTACCTTACTGCCAACAGCCAGTTTCACCAAGTGTTCCTTTTGTTGCTTCACCACCTCTGGTTCCACAAGCAAAGGTTCCTTTAAACTTTGATCAGCGAGGAAAAGTTGATCACTTTCAGCAAAGATCTGTCTGTTCTCCATCGGGATCTTCTGTTAGAGAAAGCACCCAGTTTAGAAACACTGGTGGCTTAAGTTTAATGCAACAAGGATTTGAAGCATTGGGTTTTGATGTATGGTCAGATTTGTCAAAACCCTTGAATGGGCAGAATTCATTAGTTCAAATGTCTTCTTCAGCAGCTTCTTTAAAACCAATTGAATTGCAGGGCTTGCCTGAGAATAATTTAAGAATG TTTGGAGGTTACCCCTGTTACAATGGAGGTCGTAGCTATGGAGATGTGTCAACTTATGATCCAGGATTTCATCATCAAATATGGCCTGTACACACAGAGGCAAGACAGGGTGGAAGGTTGAGAGATCGTTTATGCAGTTGCACTGGCAAACTAGAGACATTTACTGCTCAAAATAAGGGACCTAGGGCGTCAAAGCCAAAAAGCCTGAAAGCAGAAAATGGTTCCACTGTGAACAAAAGCAAGAATGCTATGTCTGCAGACATTAATGTCAAGTCTTACAACCAAGTagattttccaaccaattaccAGGATGCAAAGTTCTTTGTTATCAAGTCATACAGTGAAGATAACGTTTTTAAGAGCATAAAATATGGTGTTTGGGCAAGCACCCCAAGTGGCAACAAGAAATTAGATGCTGCATATCGTGAAGCAAAAGAGCAACAAAGGGATTGTCCGATATTTCTCTTGTTCTCG GTTAATGCTAGCGCCCAATTCTGTGGAGTGGCTGAGATGGTAGGACCTGTTGACTTTGACAAGAGTGTGGATTATTGGCAGCAAGATAAGTGGACTGGTCATTTCCCTTTGAAGTGGCATATGATAAAAGATATTCCCAACAGTCAATTTCGTCACATTATAGTAAAGGATAATGACAACAAGCCAGTTACCAACAGTAGAGATACTCAAGAG GTGGAACTGGAGCAGGGAATCGATATGTTGAACATTTTCAAGAATTATGAAGCTCATTCATCCATTctagatgattttgatttttatgaaGAGCGGCATAAAGCATTGCAGGAGAAGAAGGTTAGCCAACAAACAAACCCAGTTTTTGCATCAGGAATTGGAGTCAATTTACTACAACATCCCACATCACTTTCTAATTGCTCTGTAAATAAAATGTCCCAAGAGTTTTGTTGA
- the LOC107428317 gene encoding non-specific lipid transfer protein GPI-anchored 1, with product MMKAVLLLLSVVGCGMVGITMGAGIEEKCGSDFQKVAVCLNYATGKAATPTKDCCDSVKGIKDKDPECLCYIMEQTHKGNEQIKNMGIQEAKLLQLPSACSLTNASLSDCPKLLGLSPSSPDAAIFTNASTPTPAASSTTTTPASTSSSEKADSSSVGTNLGPHVVVLLAMAMGIVFISFPSSGSALFASN from the exons ATGATGAAGGCAGTTCTGTTATTGTTGTCGGTGGTGGGGTGTGGTATGGTGGGTATAACGATGGGTGCTGGGATAGAAGAGAAATGCGGATCTGATTTTCAGAAAGTCGCCGTATGTTTGAACTACGCGACGGGAAAAGCAGCGACGCCGACGAAGGATTGCTGTGACTCGGTGAAGGGTATAAAAGACAAAGACCCGGAGTGCTTGTGCTATATTATGGAGCAAACCCACAAAGGGAACGAGCAGATTAAGAACATGGGAATTCAGGAGGCTAAGTTGCTTCAGCTTCCTTCTGCTTGTAGCTTGACTAACGCCAGTCTCTCTGACTGTCCCA AGCTTCTTGGTTTATCTCCAAGCTCACCAGACGCAGCTATATTCACAAATGCTTCAACACCAACTCCGGCAGCTTCTTCAACTACAACGACACCAGCAAGTACGTCGTCGTCAGAAAAAGCTGACAGCTCCAGCGTTGGAACTAATCTTGGACCCCATGTGGTCGTTTTGCTAGCAATGGCTATGGGTATCgtttttatttcatttccttCTTCTGGGTCTGCCTTGTTTGCTAGTAATTAA